In Tsuneonella dongtanensis, a single window of DNA contains:
- a CDS encoding histidine phosphotransferase family protein: protein MNETDQLDLAAMLCSRLCHDLLSPVGALTNGLELLADERDPEMRQKCLELLEQSAKTSADKLKFFRLAFGAAGGFGQSVPVDEAKAVTEALVGDAKRVELKWGVATDRLPKGAVKVLLNFAQIGLDALVRGGTLEIGAESRGGSSEIVVRAAGPRIAFDQTIGRALENRLDPGELSSRTAAAHMLALLARQAGGGLQYMLSDEALILGAVLPEG from the coding sequence ATGAACGAAACTGACCAACTCGATCTCGCCGCCATGCTCTGTTCGCGGCTTTGCCACGACCTGCTCTCGCCGGTCGGTGCGCTGACCAACGGCCTCGAGCTGCTGGCAGACGAGCGCGACCCCGAAATGCGGCAGAAATGCCTCGAACTGCTCGAGCAGAGCGCCAAGACCAGCGCGGACAAGCTCAAGTTCTTCCGCCTCGCGTTCGGCGCGGCGGGCGGGTTTGGCCAAAGCGTGCCGGTTGACGAGGCGAAGGCCGTGACCGAGGCGCTGGTCGGCGACGCCAAGCGGGTCGAGCTCAAGTGGGGCGTTGCGACCGACCGTCTGCCCAAGGGCGCGGTCAAGGTCCTGCTCAATTTCGCGCAGATCGGGCTCGACGCGCTGGTGCGCGGCGGGACGCTCGAAATCGGGGCCGAGAGCCGCGGTGGATCGAGCGAGATCGTGGTGCGCGCCGCAGGACCGCGGATCGCTTTTGACCAGACGATCGGCCGGGCACTGGAAAACCGGCTCGATCCCGGCGAGCTCAGCAGCCGCACGGCCGCGGCGCACATGCTGGCGCTGCTGGCCAGGCAGGCCGGCGGGGGCCTGCAGTACATGCTGTCCGACGAAGCGCTGATCCTCGGCGCGGTGCTTCCCGAGGGCTGA
- a CDS encoding TorF family putative porin, with product MLTSIRGIVAASVLATSALVATPAFAQDEEAGPVSVSGSVTLVSDYRFRGVSLSGGDPAVQGGITVTHESGFYIGTWASSIDDGGTDIYGDMELDVFGGWSGDLAEGVGLDVGLLLYAYPTNAAGVKAQYWEPYATISGQLGPVEAKLGVNYAWEQASLGNDDNLYIHTELATSIPNTPLSLSAHLGYTDGVLAPPFLAGTADDSGFDWSIGASATVLGSLTLGVSYVGVEGPSINGFTDDAVVFSLGASF from the coding sequence ATGCTCACGTCCATCCGCGGCATCGTTGCCGCATCAGTTCTCGCTACTTCCGCGCTCGTCGCAACGCCTGCGTTCGCGCAGGATGAAGAGGCCGGCCCCGTTTCCGTCTCGGGCAGCGTTACGCTGGTCTCCGATTATCGCTTTCGCGGCGTTTCGCTCTCGGGCGGCGACCCGGCTGTCCAGGGCGGCATCACCGTCACCCATGAAAGCGGGTTCTACATCGGCACCTGGGCCAGTTCGATCGACGACGGTGGCACCGACATCTACGGTGACATGGAACTCGACGTGTTCGGCGGCTGGAGCGGCGACCTTGCCGAAGGCGTCGGTCTCGACGTCGGCCTGCTGCTTTATGCCTATCCGACCAATGCGGCCGGCGTGAAGGCACAGTACTGGGAGCCCTACGCCACCATCTCGGGCCAACTCGGACCGGTCGAAGCGAAGCTCGGCGTCAATTATGCGTGGGAGCAGGCTTCGCTCGGAAACGACGACAACCTCTACATCCACACCGAACTCGCCACGTCGATCCCCAACACGCCGCTCAGCTTGTCGGCGCATCTCGGGTACACCGACGGCGTGCTGGCGCCTCCGTTCCTCGCGGGAACCGCGGACGATTCCGGCTTCGACTGGTCGATCGGTGCGAGCGCGACCGTTCTTGGAAGCCTGACGCTCGGTGTGTCCTACGTTGGTGTCGAAGGGCCGTCGATCAACGGCTTCACCGACGACGCCGTCGTGTTCTCGCTCGGCGCGAGCTTCTGA
- a CDS encoding SIMPL domain-containing protein, translating into MTDHADQSINATPGFPRDDKSLRWLGTATVLAAGLIAGGYLLGNGLLRAKEAERAVTVRGLAERDVTADLATWTISYSDTGTDLSAVQAKVRADTTAIEQFFSGLGFPADALQPTGANVSTFTDNGVTRYTVRQRLALRTKDIARAQRAVARQFDLVNKGVLLEEGSGMAYTFTGLNAIKPAMVAEATKDARAAAEQFAKDSGTSVGSIRDATQGYFEIESRDGDSGGGWGVSDTPYKKVRVVTTVNFSLG; encoded by the coding sequence ATGACCGACCATGCCGATCAATCCATCAATGCCACGCCGGGCTTTCCGCGCGACGACAAGAGCCTTCGTTGGCTCGGGACGGCCACCGTTCTGGCCGCCGGACTGATAGCGGGGGGTTACCTGCTCGGTAACGGCCTGTTGCGGGCGAAGGAGGCCGAACGAGCCGTGACTGTCCGGGGCCTCGCCGAGCGCGACGTCACCGCCGACCTTGCCACCTGGACCATTTCCTACTCGGATACCGGCACGGACCTGTCGGCAGTGCAGGCCAAGGTTCGCGCCGACACGACGGCGATCGAGCAGTTCTTTTCCGGTCTCGGCTTCCCGGCTGATGCCTTGCAGCCCACGGGCGCCAACGTATCGACCTTCACCGACAACGGCGTGACGCGCTACACGGTGCGGCAGCGGCTGGCCTTGCGGACCAAGGACATCGCCCGCGCCCAGCGCGCGGTCGCGCGGCAGTTCGACCTGGTGAACAAAGGCGTTCTGCTCGAGGAAGGAAGCGGCATGGCCTATACCTTCACAGGGCTCAACGCGATCAAGCCGGCGATGGTAGCCGAGGCGACCAAGGACGCCCGGGCTGCGGCCGAGCAGTTCGCGAAGGACAGCGGAACCAGCGTCGGATCGATCCGGGACGCGACCCAAGGCTATTTCGAGATCGAATCGCGCGATGGAGACAGCGGCGGCGGGTGGGGCGTATCGGATACGCCGTACAAGAAGGTCCGCGTCGTCACGACGGTCAACTTCTCGTTGGGGTAA
- a CDS encoding DUF4242 domain-containing protein, with amino-acid sequence MIEREMPGAGALSDDELKGASQHSCSVLKDLGPEIEWNHSYVTGDKIYCVYSAPSEDLIRQHAEKSGFPANSVSEVKTIISPATAG; translated from the coding sequence GTGATCGAACGTGAAATGCCGGGAGCCGGTGCGCTGTCGGACGACGAACTGAAAGGTGCCTCCCAGCACTCGTGCAGCGTCCTCAAGGATCTCGGCCCCGAGATCGAATGGAACCACAGCTACGTTACCGGCGACAAGATCTACTGCGTCTATTCCGCGCCCAGCGAGGACCTGATCCGGCAACACGCCGAAAAGTCGGGCTTCCCGGCCAATTCAGTATCTGAAGTAAAGACGATCATCAGTCCGGCGACCGCCGGATAG
- a CDS encoding metallophosphoesterase family protein, whose translation MHKKKFVSTRMRWVVLIFCTSRPSSLPAHALPPSGRSPMRRVRPQPRLPFQEAMFEPLRQIFRSKPAPVRAKVPAGERFYVIGDIHGRRDLYEALIEAIEEDDKAAAPARTTVVLLGDLVDRGPDSAGVVELSIEWGRRRRVELLAGNHEEMFLQSFDNEGVLRHFLRHGGRQTILSYGVPRQQYDEASLEELQDIMGRSVPPAHRDYLAAAKDHFVAGDYLFVHAGILPDVALEEQKQHHLRWIREPFLEHDAPHDYFVVHGHTIAESIDLRSNRIGIDTGAYRTGCLTALVLEGDSRRIIQAVEANGATEITKKDCEA comes from the coding sequence ATGCACAAGAAAAAATTCGTATCCACGCGAATGCGCTGGGTTGTGTTGATTTTCTGCACCAGCAGGCCAAGTTCACTGCCTGCTCATGCATTGCCGCCTAGCGGCCGCTCCCCTATGCGGCGTGTCCGCCCGCAACCTCGTTTGCCTTTTCAAGAAGCCATGTTCGAACCGCTGCGCCAGATTTTCCGTTCCAAGCCAGCCCCCGTCCGCGCCAAGGTGCCGGCGGGCGAACGCTTTTACGTGATCGGCGACATCCACGGGCGCCGGGATTTGTACGAAGCGCTGATCGAAGCGATCGAAGAGGACGACAAGGCTGCGGCTCCCGCGCGCACCACTGTCGTCTTGCTGGGCGATCTGGTGGATCGCGGTCCGGACAGTGCCGGAGTGGTCGAATTGTCCATAGAGTGGGGTCGGCGCCGACGCGTCGAACTTCTTGCCGGCAACCACGAGGAGATGTTCCTCCAATCGTTCGACAACGAAGGGGTCCTGCGCCACTTCCTGCGACACGGCGGCCGCCAGACGATCCTGAGCTACGGCGTCCCTCGCCAGCAGTATGACGAGGCTTCGCTGGAGGAACTGCAGGACATCATGGGGAGATCCGTCCCGCCGGCGCATCGCGACTATCTCGCGGCTGCCAAGGACCACTTCGTCGCCGGCGATTATCTATTCGTCCATGCCGGCATCCTGCCTGACGTCGCGCTCGAAGAGCAAAAGCAGCATCATCTCCGCTGGATTCGCGAACCGTTCCTCGAGCACGATGCGCCGCACGACTACTTCGTCGTCCACGGGCATACAATTGCCGAGAGCATAGACCTCCGGAGCAACCGCATCGGGATCGACACCGGAGCCTATCGTACCGGCTGCCTGACTGCGCTCGTCCTGGAGGGCGACAGCCGACGGATCATCCAGGCGGTCGAAGCCAACGGCGCGACGGAAATAACGAAAAAGGATTGCGAAGCATGA
- a CDS encoding N-acetylmuramoyl-L-alanine amidase — protein sequence MDELVHRTVPSPNWDERKLPISMVVLHYTEMASAEQALARLTDPEAKVSAHYLITEAGEVIRMVDEDKRAWHAGVSFWRGHRDVNSASIGIELDHPGHDLGYREFREEQFAALVPLLARIVKDHGIPRANVVGHSDVAPARKIDPGELFPWDRLAEYKLCLARPDKLEAGDPFDNDAAFYLALERFGYDVTDGHKAVEAFQRRWRPEKIDGEVDGQVRAILFKLLLDRDQGRTR from the coding sequence ATGGATGAGCTCGTCCATCGCACGGTGCCGTCGCCCAACTGGGACGAGCGCAAGCTGCCGATCTCGATGGTCGTGCTGCACTACACCGAGATGGCGAGCGCCGAGCAGGCTCTGGCCCGGCTGACCGATCCCGAGGCCAAGGTCAGCGCCCACTACCTCATCACCGAAGCGGGTGAGGTCATCCGCATGGTCGACGAGGACAAGCGTGCCTGGCACGCCGGGGTCAGCTTCTGGCGCGGCCATCGCGACGTGAACTCGGCGAGCATCGGGATCGAGCTCGATCATCCGGGCCATGACCTGGGTTACCGCGAGTTCCGCGAAGAGCAGTTCGCGGCGCTGGTGCCGCTTCTGGCGCGCATCGTGAAGGACCACGGCATCCCGCGCGCCAACGTCGTCGGCCATTCCGACGTCGCCCCGGCACGCAAGATCGATCCGGGCGAGCTGTTCCCGTGGGACCGGCTTGCGGAATACAAGCTGTGCCTCGCGCGGCCCGACAAGCTCGAAGCCGGCGATCCGTTCGACAACGACGCCGCCTTCTACCTCGCGCTGGAGCGCTTCGGATACGACGTGACCGACGGGCACAAGGCGGTCGAGGCCTTCCAGCGGCGCTGGCGTCCCGAAAAGATCGACGGCGAGGTCGACGGGCAGGTGCGGGCGATCCTGTTCAAGTTGCTCTTGGATCGCGACCAGGGGCGGACTAGATAG
- the rpoH gene encoding RNA polymerase sigma factor RpoH, translated as MSNTKTVSVPALSGEQSLNRYLAEIKKFPILTPEQEYMLAKRYAEHEDPEAAAQLVTSHLRLVAKIAMGYRGYGLPVSDLISEGNVGLMQGVKKFEPDRGFRLATYAMWWIKASIQEFILRSWSLVKMGTTAAQKKLFFNLRRMKKELEAYEDSDLHPDDVTKIATDLGVPEQEVINMNRRMMMGGDGSLNVSMRGAEEGSGEWQDWLQDDRPLQDETTAEAEEATMRHEMLVEAMDSLNEREKHILTERRLTDNPQTLEELSQQYDVSRERIRQIEVRAFEKLQKAMQRIAGERLAPAGSLAALAAG; from the coding sequence GTGAGCAATACCAAGACAGTATCTGTCCCGGCGCTCAGCGGAGAGCAGAGCCTCAACCGCTATCTCGCCGAAATCAAGAAATTCCCCATTCTGACGCCCGAGCAGGAATACATGCTCGCCAAGCGTTATGCCGAGCATGAGGACCCCGAAGCGGCGGCCCAGCTCGTCACCAGCCACCTGCGCCTCGTGGCGAAGATCGCCATGGGTTACCGCGGTTATGGCCTGCCGGTCAGCGACCTCATCTCAGAGGGCAACGTGGGCCTGATGCAGGGCGTCAAGAAGTTCGAACCCGATCGCGGCTTCCGCCTCGCGACTTACGCGATGTGGTGGATCAAGGCCTCGATCCAGGAGTTCATCCTCCGCTCGTGGTCGCTCGTGAAGATGGGCACCACCGCGGCGCAGAAGAAGCTGTTCTTCAACCTGCGGCGGATGAAGAAGGAACTCGAAGCCTACGAGGATTCCGACCTCCATCCCGACGACGTGACCAAGATCGCAACCGACCTCGGCGTGCCCGAGCAGGAAGTGATCAACATGAACCGCCGGATGATGATGGGCGGCGACGGGTCGCTCAACGTCTCGATGCGCGGAGCCGAGGAAGGCTCGGGCGAATGGCAGGACTGGCTGCAGGACGACCGTCCGCTGCAGGACGAAACCACCGCCGAGGCGGAAGAGGCGACGATGCGGCACGAGATGCTGGTCGAGGCGATGGACAGCCTCAACGAGCGTGAGAAGCACATCCTCACCGAACGGCGCCTGACGGACAACCCGCAGACGCTGGAGGAACTGTCGCAGCAGTACGACGTCAGCCGCGAACGCATCCGCCAGATCGAGGTGCGCGCGTTCGAGAAGCTCCAGAAGGCGATGCAGCGCATCGCCGGCGAGCGGCTCGCACCGGCCGGAAGCCTCGCGGCGCTGGCCGCGGGCTGA
- a CDS encoding VOC family protein, translated as MVKYLHSMIRVSDPQATVAFFELIGLKQVRQFDNEKGRFTLIFLAAPGQEGVAEVELTYNWPPEDGSPGEEYDGGRNFGHLAYRVDDIYATCQRLMDAGHTVHRPPRDGHMAFVKSPDGISVELLQEGHLPPQEPWASMENTGTW; from the coding sequence ATGGTGAAATATCTGCACTCGATGATCCGGGTGAGCGATCCCCAGGCCACCGTCGCGTTCTTCGAGTTGATCGGGCTGAAGCAGGTCCGCCAGTTCGACAACGAGAAAGGGCGTTTCACGCTCATCTTCCTCGCAGCGCCGGGGCAGGAGGGCGTTGCGGAAGTCGAGCTTACATACAACTGGCCACCCGAAGACGGCTCGCCGGGCGAGGAGTACGACGGCGGGCGCAATTTCGGGCACCTCGCCTACCGCGTCGACGACATTTACGCCACGTGCCAACGGCTGATGGATGCGGGCCACACGGTCCATCGTCCGCCGCGGGACGGCCACATGGCCTTCGTGAAGTCGCCCGACGGGATTTCGGTCGAATTGCTCCAGGAAGGCCACCTGCCGCCGCAGGAACCCTGGGCCAGCATGGAAAACACCGGGACCTGGTAA
- a CDS encoding UDP-glucose dehydrogenase family protein, which yields MKIAMVGSGYVGLVSGACFADFGHTVVCIDKDQSKIDRLREGVMPIYEPGLDALVEANVNAGRLSFTTDLAEGIAGASAIFIAVGTPSRRGDGHADLSYVYAVAREVGEALANEAVVVTKSTVPVGTGDEVERIIADSGCSLKVSVVSNPEFLREGAAIGDFKRPDRIVIGAEDEFGREVMREVYRPLYLNESPILFTGRRTSELIKYAANAFLATKITFINEMADLCEKVGADVQDVSRGIGMDGRIGSKFLHAGPGYGGSCFPKDTLALLKTAEDSGAPTRIVEAVVKVNDSRKRAMGRKVIDALGGVDTARGKKVALLGLTFKPNTDDMRDSPAIAIAQALVDAGVQVTAYDPEGMELARPLMPEVTMCDSPYAALEEADAAAIVTEWDAFRALDLQRLKTVMNAPVLVDLRNIYRPADVRAAGFTYSSIGRD from the coding sequence ATGAAGATCGCGATGGTCGGGTCGGGATACGTGGGTCTCGTATCGGGGGCCTGCTTTGCCGACTTCGGACACACAGTGGTCTGCATCGACAAGGACCAATCGAAGATCGACCGTCTCCGGGAAGGCGTGATGCCCATCTACGAGCCCGGGCTCGATGCGCTCGTCGAAGCGAACGTCAACGCGGGCCGGCTTTCGTTCACGACCGATCTTGCCGAAGGGATAGCGGGGGCATCGGCCATCTTCATTGCCGTCGGCACGCCTAGTCGCCGGGGCGACGGCCACGCCGACCTGTCGTACGTCTATGCCGTCGCGCGCGAGGTCGGCGAGGCGCTGGCGAACGAAGCGGTGGTGGTGACAAAGTCGACCGTGCCCGTCGGCACCGGCGACGAGGTTGAGCGGATCATTGCCGATAGCGGCTGCAGCCTTAAGGTGTCGGTCGTTTCGAACCCAGAATTCCTGCGCGAAGGGGCTGCGATCGGCGATTTCAAACGCCCGGATCGCATCGTCATCGGCGCCGAAGACGAATTCGGCCGCGAGGTCATGCGCGAGGTGTACCGCCCTCTATACCTCAACGAATCGCCGATCCTTTTCACCGGCCGGCGGACCAGCGAACTGATCAAGTACGCCGCCAACGCCTTCCTCGCGACCAAGATCACCTTCATCAACGAAATGGCCGATCTCTGCGAGAAGGTCGGCGCCGACGTGCAGGACGTGAGCCGCGGCATCGGGATGGATGGGCGGATCGGTTCCAAGTTCCTCCACGCCGGGCCGGGTTACGGCGGCAGCTGCTTCCCCAAGGATACGCTGGCGCTGCTCAAGACGGCTGAGGATTCAGGTGCGCCGACGCGGATCGTGGAAGCGGTCGTCAAGGTCAACGACAGCCGCAAGCGCGCGATGGGCCGCAAGGTTATCGATGCGCTCGGCGGTGTCGACACGGCACGCGGCAAGAAGGTTGCACTGCTCGGACTCACCTTCAAGCCCAACACCGACGACATGCGCGACAGCCCCGCGATTGCCATCGCCCAGGCGCTCGTCGACGCGGGAGTGCAAGTGACGGCCTACGACCCGGAAGGCATGGAACTCGCCCGGCCGCTGATGCCGGAAGTGACGATGTGCGACAGCCCTTACGCGGCGCTCGAAGAGGCCGACGCTGCTGCGATCGTCACCGAATGGGATGCCTTCCGCGCGCTCGACCTGCAGAGGTTGAAGACGGTGATGAACGCGCCCGTCCTCGTCGACCTCCGCAACATCTACCGGCCCGCCGACGTGCGGGCTGCCGGGTTTACCTATTCGAGTATCGGGCGGGACTGA
- a CDS encoding RluA family pseudouridine synthase: protein MGDGEIITGMLTTPGRLDKALAEATGLSRERVKSLLGEGAVTIGGQIVASGSAKVAGGEPFAVALPPPAPLDTVAQDIPLDIVFEDEHLIVVEKPAGLVVHPAAGNLDGTLVNALLHHCAGRLSGINGTLRPGIVHRIDKDTSGLLVVAKSDVAHEGLARQFADHSIERTYLAVTGGHPRPTEGRIEGRIGRSDANRKKMAVLPDKSPRGKHAVTHYRTLRPLTHAALVECRLETGRTHQVRVHLASIGNPLLGDPVYGRTPAPLRPLLAELDFRRQALHAASLGFAHPVTGNRLAFASELPADMAELIDRVAH from the coding sequence ATGGGGGACGGCGAAATCATCACCGGCATGCTGACGACGCCCGGTCGCCTCGACAAGGCACTGGCGGAGGCCACCGGACTGTCGCGCGAACGGGTCAAGTCGCTGCTCGGCGAAGGCGCGGTGACGATCGGCGGGCAGATCGTCGCGAGCGGCTCGGCCAAGGTCGCAGGCGGCGAGCCATTCGCAGTCGCCCTTCCCCCGCCCGCACCGCTCGACACGGTGGCACAGGACATCCCGCTCGACATCGTGTTCGAGGACGAGCACCTGATCGTCGTCGAAAAGCCCGCAGGTCTCGTCGTGCATCCCGCCGCCGGCAATCTCGACGGAACCCTCGTCAACGCGCTGCTCCATCATTGCGCGGGTCGGCTGTCGGGGATCAACGGGACCTTGCGCCCGGGCATCGTGCACCGGATCGACAAGGACACCTCCGGTCTCCTCGTGGTCGCCAAGAGCGATGTCGCGCACGAGGGGCTGGCCCGGCAGTTCGCCGATCATTCGATCGAGCGGACCTATCTCGCGGTCACGGGCGGCCACCCGCGGCCGACCGAAGGCCGCATAGAGGGGCGCATCGGCCGGTCCGACGCCAACCGCAAGAAGATGGCCGTGCTGCCCGACAAGTCGCCGCGCGGGAAACACGCGGTCACGCACTACCGGACCTTGCGCCCGTTGACCCACGCGGCGCTCGTCGAATGCCGGCTCGAAACCGGGCGCACGCACCAGGTCCGGGTTCACCTTGCGTCAATCGGCAATCCGCTATTGGGAGACCCTGTGTACGGACGCACTCCAGCGCCTTTGCGCCCCCTGCTCGCGGAGCTCGATTTCCGCCGCCAGGCACTGCATGCGGCCAGCCTCGGCTTCGCCCATCCCGTTACCGGTAACCGGCTCGCCTTTGCGAGCGAACTACCTGCCGACATGGCGGAACTAATCGACCGAGTTGCACATTGA
- a CDS encoding M67 family metallopeptidase, with protein sequence MPREVSSTLVDQLIDCAGKAHPREACGLLLGSNDVIGEVRACDNVHPRPETHFEIDPRALIEAHRAARAGGPEVIGYWHSHPAGRPEPSATDRAHATGDGKVWAIVGEGTVRWWRDGPGGFEPLSYRVTGG encoded by the coding sequence ATGCCGCGCGAAGTCTCAAGCACCCTCGTCGACCAACTCATCGACTGCGCGGGCAAGGCGCATCCGCGCGAGGCGTGCGGGCTGCTGCTGGGCAGCAACGACGTGATCGGCGAGGTTCGCGCTTGCGACAACGTGCATCCTCGCCCCGAAACGCATTTCGAGATCGACCCGCGCGCCCTGATCGAAGCGCACCGTGCTGCGCGGGCGGGCGGTCCCGAGGTCATCGGGTACTGGCATTCCCACCCGGCGGGGCGGCCCGAACCTTCTGCAACCGATCGCGCGCACGCCACGGGAGACGGCAAGGTGTGGGCCATCGTCGGCGAAGGGACAGTGCGCTGGTGGCGCGATGGGCCCGGCGGGTTCGAACCGCTTTCCTACCGCGTGACGGGCGGCTAG
- a CDS encoding S46 family peptidase — translation MIRTALFASAAIAALASVPASADEGMWTLDAFPAERMRADYGWAPDQAWLDKVRGGAVRLTGGCSASFVSPQGLILTNHHCIATCLADNSSEAKDYLNDGFVSSRREDELKCPGQQAEVVTAITDVTSRIKGAMGSLTGEALTKARDAEIAAIEKAGCTDLKTTRCQVVTLFGGGQYKLYTYRKYSDVRLAWAPEDRAATFGGDPDNFNFPRYSMDASFLRAYEDGKPVASPQFLKWNPRPPVKGEATFVVGNPGSTSRLWTGSQLAFEREVRLPVTLATLSELRGRVIRAMQESPTKEREGLDTLNGIENSLKVFIGRTKALNDPAFTGKLSAAEADLRAKSAGNAAIGDPWTTVDGAMSAYRSLYLPLRFTQPSSDLLGYAQTLVFAAQEREKDNSERLPGYTDSRLPLLEKQILDERPIHPWLDKLTLEWSLSKAREYLGADDPDTKLLLGKASPEGLTESLVNGTKLADPAVRKALWDGGMKAIKASEDPMIVYALRLADRQRELRKLTDAQYSGPLAIAGSQLSDARFAAYGDTLYPDATFTLRISYGKVAGWTERGNEVPYETTMGGTFDRATGNAPYDAAGGFVAAKAKIDPNATYNFVTTNDIIGGNSGSPVIDRAGTVIGAAFDGNIHSLGGNYGYDGTLNRTVVVSTDAVQEALEKIYPAPALVKELSGKK, via the coding sequence ATGATTCGCACTGCCCTGTTTGCTTCTGCCGCTATTGCCGCACTCGCTTCCGTCCCCGCCTCCGCGGACGAAGGTATGTGGACCCTCGATGCATTCCCAGCAGAGCGCATGCGCGCCGACTATGGATGGGCGCCGGACCAGGCCTGGCTCGACAAGGTCCGGGGCGGTGCGGTACGACTGACCGGCGGCTGCTCGGCCAGCTTCGTCTCGCCGCAGGGGTTGATCCTCACCAACCACCACTGCATCGCGACCTGCCTCGCCGACAACTCGAGTGAGGCCAAGGACTACCTCAACGACGGGTTCGTTTCCTCGCGCCGCGAGGACGAATTGAAGTGTCCGGGGCAGCAGGCGGAAGTGGTGACCGCGATCACCGACGTCACTTCGCGTATCAAGGGCGCGATGGGGTCGCTGACCGGCGAGGCCCTGACGAAGGCCCGCGACGCGGAGATCGCGGCGATCGAGAAGGCCGGTTGCACCGATCTCAAGACCACGCGCTGCCAGGTCGTCACGCTGTTCGGCGGCGGCCAGTACAAGCTCTACACTTACCGCAAGTATTCGGACGTCCGCCTTGCCTGGGCGCCGGAAGACCGCGCGGCCACGTTCGGCGGCGATCCGGACAACTTCAACTTCCCGCGCTACTCGATGGATGCGAGCTTCCTGCGCGCCTACGAGGACGGCAAGCCGGTGGCATCGCCCCAGTTTCTCAAGTGGAACCCGCGGCCGCCGGTCAAGGGCGAGGCGACTTTCGTGGTCGGCAACCCCGGCTCGACCAGCCGCCTGTGGACCGGCAGCCAGCTCGCCTTCGAACGCGAGGTGCGCCTGCCCGTGACTCTCGCGACGCTTTCCGAGCTCCGCGGGCGCGTGATCCGCGCCATGCAGGAAAGCCCGACGAAAGAGCGCGAAGGTCTCGACACCCTGAACGGCATCGAGAACAGCCTCAAGGTTTTCATCGGGCGGACCAAAGCGCTCAACGATCCTGCATTCACCGGAAAGCTCTCCGCAGCAGAGGCGGACCTCAGAGCGAAAAGTGCCGGTAACGCTGCGATCGGGGATCCGTGGACTACGGTCGACGGTGCGATGAGCGCGTATCGCTCGCTCTATCTCCCGCTCCGCTTCACCCAGCCCTCGAGCGACCTGCTCGGCTATGCCCAGACCCTGGTGTTCGCCGCGCAGGAACGCGAAAAGGACAACAGCGAGCGTCTTCCGGGTTATACGGACAGCCGCTTGCCCTTACTCGAGAAGCAGATTCTCGACGAGCGCCCGATCCACCCGTGGCTCGACAAGCTCACGCTGGAATGGAGCCTTTCTAAGGCGCGCGAGTACCTCGGTGCGGATGATCCGGACACCAAGCTGCTGCTCGGCAAGGCCAGCCCGGAAGGGCTGACCGAATCGCTCGTCAACGGAACCAAGCTCGCCGATCCGGCGGTTCGCAAGGCGCTGTGGGATGGCGGAATGAAGGCGATCAAGGCGTCGGAAGACCCGATGATCGTCTATGCGCTGCGCCTCGCCGACCGTCAGCGCGAACTGCGCAAGCTGACCGATGCGCAGTACAGCGGGCCGCTGGCGATTGCCGGAAGCCAGCTTTCGGACGCACGCTTCGCGGCGTACGGCGACACGCTCTATCCCGATGCCACGTTCACGCTGCGGATCAGCTACGGCAAGGTTGCCGGGTGGACCGAGCGGGGCAACGAGGTGCCCTACGAAACCACCATGGGCGGTACATTCGATCGCGCGACCGGAAATGCGCCCTATGACGCAGCGGGTGGCTTCGTCGCCGCCAAGGCCAAGATCGACCCGAACGCGACCTACAACTTCGTCACCACCAACGACATCATCGGCGGGAACTCCGGCTCTCCGGTGATCGACCGTGCGGGCACGGTGATTGGCGCGGCGTTCGACGGTAACATCCACTCGCTCGGTGGGAACTACGGCTACGACGGCACGCTCAACCGCACCGTCGTCGTATCGACCGACGCGGTCCAGGAAGCGCTCGAGAAGATCTATCCGGCGCCTGCGCTGGTTAAGGAACTCTCTGGCAAGAAGTGA